The Glycine max cultivar Williams 82 chromosome 17, Glycine_max_v4.0, whole genome shotgun sequence genome contains the following window.
caaaatatCTTTCTTATCTTCTTTTATGATTCTGTTAGAAATCTGTTAAGTAAGGTTGTAAACAAGGATAGGATAAAAGCAAATCCTTTTTCATTATTCCTTTAGGCCCTCTTGATATTATGCAGCATCACTCAGAGCTAATCCCATTTCAAAGTTGtatgaaatttcaaatatattaaataaagtaGCATTATAGAGTTTGCATACCTCCAATTCATAAAGCTCACATGTATGATCacttttcttgatggtttttgtTGAGGAAGGTTGTACAACACAAAGATGAAAATCAGACATAGGTGTCAAAAAGTACTTGTGACGGTATAAGACATCAACAACACGGACAGTATCATAAGCATTAACCTGATCCAAAAATAACAAGTTATGAAAAAACATGGTTTAGTACTTGGGTTGTGTTTGAATATGATTTTGGGTCTCAAGCCATGGTATGTGTAGAAGTAGGGAAAAAACTTGCTTTCTGTTGGGTCAAACCATTAGTTGCAAACAAACACATGCAATAAACTATTGAAACAAGGAAAAGGAGGGAGGAACCTTTAAGGCTTGCTCAAATGCTTGAAGAGCATCAACAATCAAGACATCTGTCTCTGCTCCTGGAAGACAAAGCCAAAGAACAATAATCATTTTCaaagtataaataattgaaaatctatataaatattaatcgaTTTCAAGTCAAATTTATGCTTGGCTAAATCTCAGAATCTATACCTGGCAAGTTTATAACCCGGGAAATTTCTCCCATGCTTAATCCTTGGTCACCAGCCTTTTGGATGGCAGCATAAACAACCCTGAAGACCTCAGCACAAATTGCATATGCATGTTTTTTATTGGAATATTCTGACAACAAATGTCGTGCATAGCCTGCCATAGCTTCCCAGGGTGATTCACTATGATTTTCTTCCAGAGGTACAGGGTCAGAAGATTTAGTGATTTCCAAGATATTGTCAGGAAGTGAATAATTACTGCTTTGGCCAATGTTTAATTGGAAATCTTCGTCAAAAGTTTGGCCATAGTTATCATTATCcttcaacaaatttaaaatatcagcTCTTGAAATTGTTGTTTGGTGTGCAGAAATGATGATACCAGGAAAACCTTTTTCCCGACGAGAAATAATTTCACCTTCTACTCCAAAGAAGGATTTTGACTTTTTGGCTTTATCACTATATGAAGACTCGGTAGTATCATATTTACGCTTTGCACTTCTCAAGTCCTCAGCCTCTCCAACACCATTATCTGGTAGGAATGGAGAAATTGAAAGTTCACCCGATGAGACTAAAGCAAGCAAATGAAAAATGTCCCCACATTGTAGATCTTCAGCAAGATTAGCGCCCACTTCTGTGAGGTCTTTGCCTCTTTCCTCCAGCCATGCAGAAAATTTAACagcttgctttccagtattaaATGGAAatggtgacttggaaacactcTGCAAGAAATGTTGTGATAGTTCAAAACGTTCATTGCCAGTGCCCCCAACCTGTCAAATGTCGATGTAATTAGAATTTGTACAAAAACATGCATGggcacacacacacatgcacaTGTTCAGGTTGTCTATATAAAACATTAACTAGTGAGAAaaaggagaaaggaagagaaaaataaaccaggtagtaaaataaatcttaaAGTGGAgagtgaaattaaaataaatggcaACAGTACCAGAAACTATCTTAAAGTGggcacacacacacattcaGGTTGCTTTGCTCATCATAGTTTTAACCTCTTCAGAAATCTAAGGCAACATCCATGATGTCTTTTAAGGTCAAAGGAAAATGTCCATTACAGTTAGTAATGAGTTATCAGTAAAATTGAGTCTTAGTAAATCTGAGAATTAAGAACAACACTATAGTGACCCTGATTACTTTTATCTTATTTGGGATTTAATAGTGTGTGTATTGGGAAAACTcgaagtcccacatcggctaaAGATAGCGCcaagatagaatatataagtggaagaCAATCCTCGCCCCATGAGCTAACTTTTGGGATTGAGTTAGTTCCAAACTCACGTCCCAAGAGTGTGTGGCTACCAATGATTTTGAAGTGAATTTCATAGCTTGAATAGGTATTAGGTATTTTTCCAAATACACAAGGATGTACAACCTATATTGGGGGGACATGTAGCaacttttatgtatattttaatcCTTGTAAACCTTTGTACATGTAACATGCGGATAGAATTTGGCGAATTATGCGAATAATCAGCTAAAATGGAGAGTATTTATAATCTGTACAGAATTCAATAGAATGGAATCTGATGCTAATTCTAAGGGCTAACATACAGGAATTAATTACTCAATCAGCTAAAAATCAGTAACAGCTAATCTGAGTTATGCATGTGCTTATCTCTTGTTTACATGTGCTTAATTCTAATACTGACAACATGAATATAGATATTTTATCACCAAATTAAGTCAATTTTGACATAATATTCTCTTAGCAACTGCCTTCAAATATATAACCATGTTGCATATCGTTTTCCTTATGTTAAGCTACAACTCtcttataagataaatattactTCATTTAAAACAGGCTTTACGGTTTAGAAATGAGTCTACACACCCACACACATGTGAAAACATAATCTGGCTCATACATGGTAATTAAAAtgctttataaaattatgaggcATGTTACTATTTCACATGATGACCAATATAAAGATGACTACAGCAATCAACAGCACAGGGTCAATTTAAGCACATAACCAATCAACATCACATCTGATGCAATTAATGCAAACAATGAGAGATTGATAACGACTTACcaaaacttttttctctttaagaTAGTTAAAAGCAGCAAATAGATCATGCTGTGAGTATCGCCGAAGAATGTCATCTAGTAATTTGGGTGCCTGAGGATCTGTTGAGgtgcttaaaaaaacaagtttaaatAGCTCTACAACATTTGAAATAGCCAATGATTCATTTACTTGTCCATAAACATTAACCATATTATTCAGAAACCTAGTAAAATTTTTATCAAGCCGCCACCGACATGATCTTTGGATAATTTATGTAACAATTATAGTACAGATaacatactttttaaaaataatgattgttgGCTTTTCATAAGGAAAAAGGTATAAAGCAGAAGCAATGGGAGAGGAAGCACtaagaaaatatagaaaagaatAATGTGTACACCAGACTACCAGTAGTCTCGACAGGAGCAAAACCCATCCTTGAAATGATGAAATCGAAATCCATCTCTCATGATAAGTTCCCTTGAGGTGACCAAGGACAACAACTTTATTACCAAGTGACAATCATTGCAGACGCGGAGATTCTTCGTTACTTGTATAGGCATCCAAGGTGGCAAACTAAGCAACCCAAAAGCAAAAGCAAGCTTTTCACTATGGTATTTCTGACTCCTATGGGCACAAGAGACGATACTAACGTATCTTCCTgtatcttctatcttcttcatcatctccTCCAGTTTTACATATACCTTGTTTATCTGTGGATGACTGGTTTCATCTACAGTAAACACATGTACCCTGTTATCAACCTCTATCCAGCTACAACCTGGACTCTTTCGAATTCCTTTCACTTTCATTAACTTTCTCATATCAGCAACATTTTCTAGTTCCCCAGACTCTGCATATATATTTGCTAGAAGAACATAACCTCCAGAATCTTCAACATTTAATTCCATCAACTTCTTTGCGGCAGTTTCTGCTAGTATTGAATCGTGATGGATTCGGCATGCTCCTAGTAGAGCACCCCAAACAGTGGCATTTGGCTTAAAAGGCATTCCGTCTATTAAATTCTTGGCCTGGTTTAGTAACCCTGCTCGGCCAAGCAGATCTACCATACAAGCAAAGTGCTCATTTGTTGGAGAAATGCCAAACACTTGAGTCATGGAATCAAAATAATGTTTCCCCTCAACTACAAGCCCCATGTGGCTGCAACCAGATAAAACAGCAACATAGCTTATATGGTCAGGTTTGCATTCTGTCCTCAACATAGCCTCATATGTTTCGATTGCTTTATTGCCTAAACCATTTTGAGCAAATGCTGCCATCATGGCATTCCAGGAAATCAGGTTTTTCACATGTATTGAGTCAAAAACTTTCCGTGCTTCTTTGATTTGTCCACATCTTGAATACATGGTGACAATACTGTTTGCAACTGAAACATCCGAACTAAGCCCAAACTTTGTCACATGAGATACGACTTGTGTCCCAAGTTTTATAGTAGCCAAATCAGCGCAGGCCCGGATAGATGTTGCAAAAGTGACCCAATCCGGTTTGACTGCTTTGCTTCTCATCAAAACATACAACTTCATCCCTTCTTCCGAGAAGCCATGTTGAATATATGTGCTTAACATGGAGTTCCAAGTTATGACATTACGCTCAGGCATCATATCAAAACATTGGCGGGCCCTGTCAATATCTCCATTCTGAGAGAATGCAGTGATCATGGCCGTCCATGATATGGTATCTCTTAGTGGCATTGATCTAAATGCAAGACTAGCTTTCTCAGTATCACCACACCTTGCATACATTGTAATGATTGCATTCCCCACAGGAACAGAGGAATCCATCCCACTTTTGATTGCATATCCATGAAGTAGTTCCCCAGAGGCAGCATAATTTTGACCTGAACAAACCCCAAGAATTGTCGCAAGGGTGAATTCATCCAACACCACAGAAGCCTGCCTCATTTGGTTAAATAGTGCCAAAGCATCATCACCAAGTCCAAACTGTGCAACCCCTGAAATGAAGCAAGTCCAAGAAACTTGATTCTGTTCCCCTAAACTGTTAAACACACGCCTCGCCAGTGCTAAGCATCCACATTTGGCATACATGTCTATGAGACCACTTCCCAAAAACGCATCCAGGCTATGTTCCATGCGAAGAATCCGAGCATGCAAATGGGCACCCCATTTCAGATCAGAAATGCTAGCACATGCACTGAGTACACTGCCATAAGTCATGAAATTGGGCTTAAACCCCAGATTGCACATCTCCACAAACGTACTAAGACAGCGGATCCCATGGCCGTATTGAGAGAACACTGAGATCAGCGTGTTCCAAGAAACATGGTCACGTTCAGGCATTCGGGTGAACACGTGGAGAGCTTCATAGGGTCCATATAATTGAGAATATCCATAAATCATACTGTTCCAACAGAACAAACTTGGGCTTTCAATGTTAAGGAAAATAGTCTCAGCCAAAGTGATTGCTCCACACTTAATATACATATCAACAAGGGAGTTCTGAATGCAGGTTTGGGCTCCCAAATGtaacttgatgacatgggcaTGCAACTGAAGAGCCAACCGAGTGGAGGCAAGGCAGCCACAAGCCTTCATAGTACAAGTATAGGAAAAGGGGTCACAGTTTTGAATGTCATGATTGGAGTCCCGGAGCATTGACATAAAAGTTTTGATGCTATGACCAGGGAGGCCGTTTTGACAATAGCCGGATATCATGGTGGTCCATGAAACGGAGTCTCTCACTATCAGGGGCATTTCATCAAACAAGTTCTCTGCTTCCCTCATTCGACCCGAATCAAAAAAGGCATGGAGCATGGTGTTCCAAGTGAAGATATTGGCATGGTTGGCCTCGCGGAAAACGCGAAAAGCATCGTCTACCATGCCGCAGTTGGAGTACACGTGCAGTAGATTGTTGAGTAAGAAAAGGGAAGCATCCAAACCGGAGAGTATGAGTTGG
Protein-coding sequences here:
- the LOC100797008 gene encoding pentatricopeptide repeat-containing protein At2g13600 isoform X1, with amino-acid sequence MSYMQLSQKFYDAFKLCGSPPIARKLHAQLILSGLDASLFLLNNLLHVYSNCGMVDDAFRVFREANHANIFTWNTMLHAFFDSGRMREAENLFDEMPLIVRDSVSWTTMISGYCQNGLPGHSIKTFMSMLRDSNHDIQNCDPFSYTCTMKACGCLASTRLALQLHAHVIKLHLGAQTCIQNSLVDMYIKCGAITLAETIFLNIESPSLFCWNSMIYGYSQLYGPYEALHVFTRMPERDHVSWNTLISVFSQYGHGIRCLSTFVEMCNLGFKPNFMTYGSVLSACASISDLKWGAHLHARILRMEHSLDAFLGSGLIDMYAKCGCLALARRVFNSLGEQNQVSWTCFISGVAQFGLGDDALALFNQMRQASVVLDEFTLATILGVCSGQNYAASGELLHGYAIKSGMDSSVPVGNAIITMYARCGDTEKASLAFRSMPLRDTISWTAMITAFSQNGDIDRARQCFDMMPERNVITWNSMLSTYIQHGFSEEGMKLYVLMRSKAVKPDWVTFATSIRACADLATIKLGTQVVSHVTKFGLSSDVSVANSIVTMYSRCGQIKEARKVFDSIHVKNLISWNAMMAAFAQNGLGNKAIETYEAMLRTECKPDHISYVAVLSGCSHMGLVVEGKHYFDSMTQVFGISPTNEHFACMVDLLGRAGLLNQAKNLIDGMPFKPNATVWGALLGACRIHHDSILAETAAKKLMELNVEDSGGYVLLANIYAESGELENVADMRKLMKVKGIRKSPGCSWIEVDNRVHVFTVDETSHPQINKVYVKLEEMMKKIEDTGRYVSIVSCAHRSQKYHSEKLAFAFGLLSLPPWMPIQVTKNLRVCNDCHLVIKLLSLVTSRELIMRDGFRFHHFKDGFCSCRDYW
- the LOC100797008 gene encoding uncharacterized protein isoform X2; this translates as MVNVYGQVNESLAISNVVELFKLVFLSTSTDPQAPKLLDDILRRYSQHDLFAAFNYLKEKKVLVGGTGNERFELSQHFLQSVSKSPFPFNTGKQAVKFSAWLEERGKDLTEVGANLAEDLQCGDIFHLLALVSSGELSISPFLPDNGVGEAEDLRSAKRKYDTTESSYSDKAKKSKSFFGVEGEIISRREKGFPGIIISAHQTTISRADILNLLKDNDNYGQTFDEDFQLNIGQSSNYSLPDNILEITKSSDPVPLEENHSESPWEAMAGYARHLLSEYSNKKHAYAICAEVFRVVYAAIQKAGDQGLSMGEISRVINLPGAETDVLIVDALQAFEQALKVNAYDTVRVVDVLYRHKYFLTPMSDFHLCVVQPSSTKTIKKSDHTCELYELEDGVFYIICTC